One Brassica napus cultivar Da-Ae chromosome C2, Da-Ae, whole genome shotgun sequence DNA window includes the following coding sequences:
- the LOC106431696 gene encoding protein MEI2-like 1, with the protein MPSDVMDQGGVSTPSHFREDIRLTSERQFGFLKTDTMSENQGGRLPKSSWTPESYQLKPQSSLSGVHSSLSPNARNTTSDSQWESSLFSSSLSDIFTRKLRLQGSDMLSPMSGNTAVTHREEEPSETLEEIEAQTIGNLLPDEDDLFAEVMGEVGPKSRANGDDLDDFDLFSSVGGMELDGDVFSSVGHRNGERGSNNSVGEHRRGEIPSRTILAGNIGSNVEDYELKVLFEQFGDIQAFLTAFKSRGFIMVSFYDIRAAQNAARALHNKLLRGTKLDIRYSIPTENPSEKDASKGALLINNLDSSISNEELNRMVKSYGEIKEIRRTVHDNPQIYIEFFDIRAADAALGGLNGLEVAGKQLKLAPACPEATRYMQDAEGCLPKMSFTNTSSVNMGRHFPGLISSTSIDGGSMRVSHSSVGSPVNSFIERHRSLSIPIGFQPPANVVSASKPVGVQEHGHSFDNTNMGIQSMPNLHPHSFSEYLDNFANGSPYKSSAANEGFMLHNVRGVDGFNGGGVGSPMNQSSRRPNPNLWSNSNTQQLNPSSGMMWPNSPSHINSIPTQRPPVTVFSRAPPIMVNMASSPVHHHIGSAPVLNSPFWDRRQAYVAESLESPGFHIGSHGSMGFPGSSPSRPMEIGSHKSFSHVVGNRMDVNSPNAVLRSPQQLSHLFPGRSPMGSMPGSYDSPNERYRNLSHRRSESSSSNADKKLYELDVDRILRGDDSRTTLMVKNIPNKYTSKMLLSAIDEHCKGTYDFLYLPIDFKNKCNVGYAFINLTEPEKIVPFYKAFNGKKWEKFNSEKVATLTYARIQGKVALIAHFQNSSLMNEDKRCRPILFHTDGPNAGDQEPFPMGTNIRSRPGKPRSSSTDNYNSFSIASASENREEHPNGTEN; encoded by the exons ATGCCGTCAGATGTAATGGATCAGGGAGGTGTATCAACACCTTCTCACTTTCGTGAAGATATACGTCTTACTTCAGAG AGGCAATTTGGGTTTCTGAAAACAGACACGATGTCTGAAAACCAAGGTGGCCGTCTGCCAAAGAGTTCCTGGACACCTGAAAGTTACCAGCTGAAGCCACAATCTAGCTTGTCTGGGGTGCACTCTTCTCTTAGTCCTAACGCAAGAAACACTACAAGTGATAGTCAGTGGGAAAGCAGTTTGTTTTCCAGCTCACTGTCTGATATATTTACTAGGAAAC TACGACTGCAGGGAAGTGATATGCTATCACCTATGTCTGGAAACACAGCTGTTACCCACCGTGAGGAAGAACCTTCTGAGACTTTAGAAGAAATTGAGGCGCAAACTATTGGAAATCTTCTGCCAGACGAAGATGATCTCTTTGCAGAAGTGATGGGTGAGGTTGGGCCTAAATCTCGTGCCAATGGAGATGATCTGGATGATTTTGACCTCTTCAGCAGTGTTGGTGGCATGGAACTAGATGGAGATGTTTTTTCTTCCGTAGGCCACAGGAACGGCGAGAGAGGAAGTAATAACTCTGTTGGCGAACATCGTCGAGGTGAAATTCCATCAAGAACAATTTTGGCCGGAAATATCGGCAGCAATGTCGAAGACTATGAGCTGAAGGTCCTTTTTGAG CAATTTGGAGACATCCAGGCTTTTCTGACAGCTTTCAAGAGTCGTGGCTTTATCATGGTATCGTTCTATGATATAAGGGCTGCTCAGAATGCGGCGAGGGCACTCCACAATAAGCTGTTAAGAGGAACGAAGCTTGACATTCGTTATTCTATCCCTACG GAAAATCCTTCAGAAAAAGACGCGAGCAAAGGAGCCTTGTTAATTAATAatctcgattcttctatttcgAACGAAGAGCTCAACCGAATGGTCAAATCATATGGAGAAATCAAAGAG ATTCGTAGAACTGTGCATGATAACCCACAGATATACATAGAGTTCTTTGACATTCGAGCCGCAGATGCTGCTCTTGGTGGACTAAATGGACTCGAGGTTGCTGGGAAGCAGCTTAAACTTGCGCCAGCTTGTCCAGAGGCTACAAG aTATATGCAAGATGCTGAAGGGTGTCTACCTAAAATGTCTTTTACTAATACATCATCAGTGAACATGG GGAGACATTTCCCGGGATTAATTTCCTCAACCTCCATTGATGGTGGATCTATGCGGGTTAGTCATAGTTCTGTTGGATCACCTGTGAACTCCTTCATTGAACGTCACCGGAGTCTCAGCATTCCTATTGGATTTCAACCTCCGGCAAACGTCGTCTCAGCCAGCAAGCCTGTCGGAGTTCAGGAGCATGGCCATTCTTTTGATAATACAAATATGGGGATCCAGAGCATGCCAAATCTCCATCCTCATTCTTTTTCAGAGTATCTCGACAACTTTGCAAATGGTAGTCCATATAAATCCTCGGCAGCAAATGAAGGCTTTATGTTACATAATGTCCGTGGAGTGGACGGCTTTAATGGAGGGG GCGTAGGATCTCCCATGAATCAAAGCTCTCGCCGCCCTAACCCTAACTTATGGAGCAACTCTAACACTCAGCAGCTTAATCCGTCAAGTGGCATGATGTGGCCTAACTCGCCATCTCACATCAACAGCATTCCAACTCAGCGGCCACCTGTTACTGTATTCTCTAGAGCGCCTCCTATCATGGTGAATATGGCATCTTCTCCTGTGCACCACCACATTGGATCTGCGCCGGTGTTAAACTCGCCTTTCTGGGATAGAAGACAAGCCTATGTAGCTGAATCTCTAGAATCGCCTGGCTTCCACATAGGTTCTCATGGTAGCATGGGGTTTCCTGGCTCTTCACCCTCACGTCCAATGGAGATCGGTTCTCATAAGTCTTTTTCCCATGTTGTTGGGAATCGAATGGATGTAAATTCCCCAAATGCTGTACTGAGATCTCCCCAACAGTTGTCTCATCTCTTCCCCGGGAGGAGCCCAATGGGTTCAATGCCTGGCTCGTATGACTCGCCGAATGAACGATACAGGAATCTCTCTCACCGTAGAAGCGAGTCTAGCTCTAGTAACGCTGACAAGAAACTGTATGAGCTTGATGTTGACCGTATATTACGTGGGGATGATAGCAGGACAACGTTGATGGTTAAAAACATTCCTAACAA GTACACTTCTAAGATGCTTCTATCTGCCATTGACGAGCATTGTAAAGGAACATATGATTTTCTCTATTTGCCAATTGACTTCAAG AACAAGTGCAATGTGGGATATGCTTTCATCAACCTTACTGAACCTGAAAAGATTGTCCCGTTTTATAAG GCGTTTAATGGCAAAAAGTGGGAGAAGTTTAACAGCGAGAAGGTGGCAACACTTACATATGCTCGAATCCAAGGAAAAGTAGCTCTCATTGCCCATTTTCAGAATTCAAGCTTAATGAACGAAGACAAACGTTGCCGGCCTATTCTTTTCCACACCGATGGTCCAAATGCTGGTGATCAG GAACCGTTTCCAATGGGTACCAACATACGATCAAGACCAGGAAAGCCACGAAGCAGTAGCACTGATAATTACAACAGCTTTAGCATCGCTTCCGCTTCGGAAAACCGAGAAGAACATCCTAATGGAACAGAGAACTAA